A stretch of DNA from Synergistota bacterium:
TAGGTATATAGAGCCCAAACCTCCGATTTATAAAAGGGTCCTCCGTCTGTTATAAGCAGGATATATTCATATGAGGTTAAAAGCGATAGCATCTGATATGCGGATACGAAGAGAAGATGCCACTTTATGTTTGGAAGAATAATTTTCGTTATAACCTTGAGCTCACTCGCTCCATCGACCCTCGCTGCAACGATCATATCGCGTGGGAGAGATAGTATAGATGCGGTGAAGATAACCATGCCGAAGGATGCTCCTATAAATCCATTCGCAATTATAACAACCGTCTTGGGAAACATGTTTATCCAGTTATAGGTTGGTAAGCCAAAGTGTTTAAGAATGGAATTTAGTATTCCCGCTTCCGTTGGGTCGAGTATCCAAAGCCATAACAAAGCGTAAACCACAGAGGGTGTAAGCCTCGGAAGCATCCATATGAGCCTAAAGAACCTTCCTGCTTTCTCTTCCATGTGGGTTGTGGTTATTGCAAGGAGCAATCCTAAACCAAAGTTAAAAAATAAGAGAGTGAAGAATACATATATTATC
This window harbors:
- a CDS encoding sugar ABC transporter permease; this encodes MVALFFLLPAIITGLLSLTDMNYTFNWNFIGFENFREIFYEDPIAKTTLINTIIYVFFTLLFFNFGLGLLLAITTTHMEEKAGRFFRLIWMLPRLTPSVVYALLWLWILDPTEAGILNSILKHFGLPTYNWINMFPKTVVIIANGFIGASFGMVIFTASILSLPRDMIVAARVDGASELKVITKIILPNIKWHLLFVSAYQMLSLLTSYEYILLITDGGPFYKSEVWALYTYHTAFGDWEFGYAAALSVILSIAGFIAALLYLRTVNIRALLKKPKIEGI